A DNA window from Citrobacter tructae contains the following coding sequences:
- a CDS encoding DUF4186 domain-containing protein → MNSLDPLFSRLAKSTFRSRFRLGDKERQYCMDKGAPVIEQHAADFVAKRLAPAFPAHDGKQTPMRGHPVFIAQHATATCCRGCLAKWHDIPQGQPLSEEQKSYVVTVIYHWLVIQMNQP, encoded by the coding sequence ATGAACTCGCTCGATCCTCTTTTTTCCCGACTGGCTAAATCGACCTTTCGTTCGCGGTTTCGCCTCGGAGACAAAGAAAGACAGTATTGCATGGATAAAGGTGCGCCGGTTATTGAACAGCATGCCGCGGATTTTGTTGCGAAACGTCTGGCCCCGGCGTTTCCAGCCCATGATGGAAAGCAGACGCCGATGCGCGGCCATCCGGTGTTTATCGCCCAACACGCCACGGCGACCTGCTGTCGCGGCTGTCTGGCGAAATGGCATGATATTCCTCAGGGGCAACCGTTAAGCGAAGAACAGAAAAGTTACGTTGTCACGGTGATTTATCACTGGTTAGTGATACAGATGAACCAGCCATAG
- a CDS encoding GNAT family N-acetyltransferase encodes MATGKPCVVLSAEQILSRINELCDVLERCVNDGASVSFIHPFNRDKSLPFWMGVAQSAARGEKIVLAAENAQGTLVGTVQLIVDQPENQPHRADVAKLLVHPSARRTGVARALMNALETCARQQRKTLLVLDTATGSGAELFYHNCGWQKVGVIPDYALMPDGTLTGTTLFYKSL; translated from the coding sequence ATGGCGACCGGTAAACCCTGCGTAGTGCTGAGTGCGGAACAGATTCTGTCGAGAATCAACGAGCTTTGCGATGTCCTTGAACGGTGCGTGAATGACGGCGCATCCGTGAGTTTTATTCATCCCTTCAATCGTGATAAGTCATTGCCGTTCTGGATGGGTGTTGCGCAAAGCGCTGCCCGTGGCGAGAAAATTGTGCTGGCTGCTGAAAATGCGCAGGGTACGCTCGTGGGGACCGTTCAGCTTATTGTCGATCAACCTGAAAACCAGCCGCATCGTGCTGACGTCGCCAAACTACTGGTGCATCCGTCTGCACGACGAACGGGCGTAGCCAGGGCACTGATGAACGCGCTGGAAACATGTGCGCGTCAGCAGCGTAAAACTTTGCTGGTGCTTGATACGGCCACCGGTAGCGGCGCGGAGTTGTTCTACCACAATTGTGGATGGCAAAAAGTAGGCGTGATCCCCGACTACGCTCTGATGCCTGATGGAACGCTGACGGGCACCACACTTTTCTACAAATCGCTGTAA
- a CDS encoding winged helix-turn-helix domain-containing protein — protein sequence MAKIFLLNGTVVFWPERNVLYAKLDETKRQTLSNPATRCLLLLIQQQGQVIERDYFFEHVWFINGAQVTNNTFYQNISLLRRAFKELGLNEELIVTVPKVGIRLEPQLDVLEQEAEESPGEQPIDSSNSSVNALPKAPRTPTLWWIMAGVVSCILASFVTWQTQFDARLSHYVPLSVGEGCHWYANQDVLKFDKHQQFIRTSTLDCQSYPWIYLTLYPNFPRISALTCRQQYSHWRDNDCVTHYYFKESRNVGT from the coding sequence ATGGCAAAAATATTTTTGCTCAACGGCACTGTTGTATTCTGGCCAGAGCGAAACGTATTGTACGCGAAATTAGATGAGACTAAACGTCAAACGTTAAGTAATCCGGCAACCCGTTGTTTACTATTATTAATTCAGCAACAGGGCCAGGTTATTGAGCGCGATTATTTCTTTGAGCATGTCTGGTTTATTAACGGTGCTCAAGTCACCAATAATACCTTCTATCAGAACATTTCATTGCTGCGCCGCGCATTTAAAGAGCTTGGGCTGAATGAAGAGCTGATCGTTACCGTGCCCAAAGTAGGGATCCGTCTTGAGCCACAACTAGACGTGCTGGAGCAGGAAGCAGAAGAGTCTCCTGGAGAACAGCCAATAGACTCATCAAATTCGTCGGTAAACGCGTTGCCAAAAGCACCGCGTACTCCTACGTTATGGTGGATAATGGCGGGTGTTGTCAGTTGCATTTTAGCCTCATTCGTAACCTGGCAGACGCAATTTGATGCCAGACTCAGCCATTATGTGCCGCTAAGTGTAGGGGAGGGATGTCACTGGTACGCTAATCAGGATGTGCTGAAATTCGATAAGCATCAGCAATTTATACGGACCAGTACGCTGGATTGTCAAAGTTACCCCTGGATTTACCTAACGCTGTATCCGAATTTTCCACGGATTTCTGCATTAACCTGTCGGCAGCAATATAGCCACTGGCGGGATAATGACTGCGTTACACACTATTATTTCAAGGAGTCCAGAAATGTGGGTACGTAA
- a CDS encoding molecular chaperone — MSKFYCVFSSIWMLALSVQAAVNINTTRVIFNHGETQRSVMLVNDGDYPVVVQSWVDDGSPDKGPSQARAPFVVLPPVLKIRPGEQRELRIMTTGKGLDDDRESLFWLNVYQIPPEMKDPQAGEKVRLALRNQLKVLWRPKNTGVLTEETINLLSFRYEGGVIYAVNDSSWNITLAKVTFGDYSTTGIVVSPHSRRVIFKMTTPEMRNNKINFTVINDEGNRWGFSTVAN; from the coding sequence ATGTCCAAGTTTTACTGCGTATTCAGTAGTATCTGGATGCTTGCGCTCAGCGTACAGGCAGCGGTCAATATCAACACAACCCGCGTAATTTTCAACCATGGTGAAACGCAGCGGTCGGTGATGTTGGTAAACGACGGTGATTATCCGGTAGTCGTACAGAGCTGGGTGGATGACGGTTCGCCTGATAAGGGGCCATCGCAAGCCAGAGCACCTTTTGTCGTACTGCCACCAGTGCTAAAAATTCGACCGGGTGAGCAGCGGGAACTGCGGATCATGACCACAGGTAAGGGGCTTGACGACGATCGAGAATCGTTATTCTGGCTAAACGTTTATCAAATCCCCCCAGAGATGAAAGACCCTCAGGCAGGAGAAAAAGTACGCTTAGCGCTTAGAAATCAGCTAAAAGTCCTATGGAGACCGAAAAACACAGGGGTGTTAACTGAAGAAACCATCAATCTTCTGAGTTTTCGCTACGAAGGCGGGGTAATTTACGCGGTAAATGACAGTTCATGGAACATAACCCTGGCCAAGGTAACTTTTGGAGACTATTCCACAACTGGAATAGTGGTTTCACCGCATTCTCGGCGAGTGATTTTTAAAATGACCACTCCTGAAATGAGGAATAATAAGATAAACTTCACAGTGATTAACGATGAAGGAAATCGTTGGGGATTTTCAACTGTTGCAAATTAA
- a CDS encoding bestrophin family protein yields the protein MIVRPQQHWLRLIFVWHGSVLSKIFSRLLLNFLLSIAVIIMLPWYTMLGIKFTLAPFSILGVAIAIFLGFRNNACYSRYVEARHLWGQLMIASRSLLREVKTTLPDDGELGQFVRLQIAFAHCLRMTLRRHPQAEPLAKYLSASDLQTVFASQSPANRILLLMGEWLSVRRRNGQLSDILFHSLNNRLNDMSAVLAGCERIANTPVPFAYTLILHRTVYLFCIMLPFALVVDLHYMTPFISVLISYTFISLDTLAEELEDPFGTENNDLPLDAICNAIEIDLLQMNDETSVPDKHMPDKHYQLT from the coding sequence ATGATCGTTCGACCTCAACAACACTGGCTGCGTCTGATATTCGTCTGGCATGGTTCAGTTTTATCCAAGATTTTTTCGCGTCTGCTGCTGAATTTCCTGCTTTCCATCGCCGTCATTATCATGCTGCCGTGGTACACGATGCTGGGTATCAAATTTACCCTGGCACCATTCAGCATTCTGGGCGTCGCGATTGCTATCTTTTTAGGGTTTCGCAACAACGCCTGTTATTCGCGCTACGTTGAAGCTCGACACTTGTGGGGACAATTGATGATTGCTTCCCGTTCGCTACTGCGTGAGGTAAAAACCACGTTGCCGGACGATGGCGAACTGGGGCAGTTCGTGCGCCTGCAAATTGCCTTTGCCCACTGTTTACGCATGACCTTGCGTCGTCATCCGCAGGCCGAGCCGCTGGCGAAGTATCTCAGCGCGTCAGACCTGCAAACCGTCTTTGCTAGCCAATCACCGGCCAACCGTATCCTGCTGCTGATGGGCGAGTGGTTATCCGTGCGCAGGCGCAATGGTCAGCTATCTGATATATTATTTCACAGTTTAAACAACAGGTTAAATGATATGTCTGCGGTTCTGGCGGGCTGCGAGCGCATAGCAAATACGCCAGTGCCATTTGCCTACACGCTGATACTGCATCGCACGGTCTATCTGTTTTGCATTATGCTGCCATTCGCATTAGTGGTAGATCTGCACTATATGACACCGTTTATTTCAGTGCTGATTTCATATACGTTTATTTCTCTCGACACATTGGCAGAAGAGCTTGAAGACCCGTTCGGCACAGAGAATAACGACTTACCGCTAGATGCGATTTGTAATGCGATCGAAATTGATTTGCTGCAAATGAATGATGAAACGAGTGTTCCCGACAAACACATGCCCGATAAGCATTATCAACTGACATAA
- a CDS encoding tagaturonate reductase, with product MQTLNRRDFPGAHYPERIIQFGEGNFLRAFVDWQVDLLNEHTDLNSGVVIVRPIESTFPPSLNTQDGLYTTIIRGLNEKGEAVSDARLIRSVNREISVYSEYDAFLKLAHNPDMRFVFSNTTEAGISYHAGDKFDDAPAVSYPAKLTRLLFERYSHFDGALDKGWIIIPCELIDYNGDALRELVLRYAQEWALPDAFVQWLDKANAFCSTLVDRIVTGYPRDEVAAIEAELGYHDAFLDTAEHFYLFVIQGPKSLATELRLDKYPLNVLIVDDIKPYKERKVAILNGAHTALVPVAWQAGLDTVGEAMNDAEICAFVEKAIYEEIIPVLDLPRDELASFASAVTGRFCNPYIKHQLLSIALNGMTKFRTRILPQLLAGQQVSGQLPARLTFALAALIAFYRGERNGESYPVQDDAHWIERFQHLWNQHRDRQISTEALVRSVLTVKEHWEQDLTQVSGLVEQVSADLDMILVKGMREAVKPLC from the coding sequence GTGCAAACACTAAATCGTCGCGATTTCCCCGGTGCTCACTATCCTGAACGTATTATTCAGTTTGGTGAAGGAAACTTCCTGCGCGCCTTTGTTGACTGGCAAGTTGATCTGCTAAATGAACATACCGACTTGAATTCTGGTGTGGTCATTGTTCGTCCTATCGAAAGTACATTTCCACCATCACTGAACACGCAGGATGGTCTCTATACCACCATCATTCGTGGTCTGAATGAAAAGGGCGAAGCCGTTAGCGATGCGCGTTTAATTCGCTCGGTTAACCGCGAAATCAGCGTCTATAGCGAATACGATGCGTTCCTGAAGCTGGCACACAACCCTGACATGCGATTTGTTTTCTCCAATACGACGGAAGCAGGGATTAGCTATCATGCGGGCGACAAGTTCGACGATGCGCCTGCGGTGAGCTATCCCGCTAAGCTGACCCGCCTGTTGTTCGAGCGTTACAGTCATTTTGATGGCGCTCTGGATAAAGGCTGGATAATCATTCCTTGCGAACTGATTGATTACAACGGCGATGCGCTGCGTGAACTGGTCCTGCGTTATGCGCAGGAGTGGGCGCTGCCGGATGCGTTTGTACAATGGCTGGATAAGGCGAACGCATTTTGCTCCACGCTGGTGGACCGTATTGTGACCGGCTACCCGCGAGACGAAGTGGCCGCGATTGAAGCTGAACTGGGTTATCACGATGCCTTCCTCGATACCGCGGAGCACTTCTACCTGTTTGTGATCCAGGGGCCGAAGTCATTAGCGACAGAGTTGCGTTTGGACAAATATCCGCTGAACGTGCTGATTGTTGATGACATTAAGCCGTACAAAGAGCGTAAAGTTGCCATCCTCAACGGCGCACACACCGCGCTGGTGCCGGTAGCCTGGCAGGCTGGGCTGGATACGGTGGGTGAGGCGATGAATGACGCAGAGATTTGCGCTTTTGTTGAAAAAGCCATTTACGAAGAGATCATTCCGGTGCTGGATTTACCGCGCGATGAGCTGGCGTCTTTTGCCAGCGCGGTGACCGGTCGATTCTGCAACCCGTACATCAAGCATCAGCTATTATCGATTGCGCTGAATGGAATGACCAAATTCCGTACGCGCATTTTGCCGCAATTACTGGCGGGACAGCAGGTCAGCGGTCAATTGCCAGCGCGTCTGACTTTTGCGCTGGCGGCACTGATTGCTTTCTATCGCGGCGAGCGTAACGGTGAGTCTTACCCGGTTCAGGATGACGCTCACTGGATTGAGCGCTTCCAGCACTTGTGGAACCAGCATCGCGATCGCCAAATAAGTACTGAGGCGTTAGTGCGTTCGGTACTGACGGTCAAAGAGCATTGGGAGCAAGACCTGACACAGGTTTCTGGGCTGGTAGAACAGGTTTCTGCCGATCTGGACATGATTCTGGTCAAAGGCATGCGCGAAGCCGTTAAGCCGCTGTGTTAA
- a CDS encoding GFA family protein, translating to MTKIYSGGCLCGSIRFTATNPNNSHTCSCDICRKHTGAPTVVWIEFNAGNVEWTGTAGQPAIWRSSATSRRAFCPQCGSSVGAIDDAPIIALLAGGFDEPDDEDLAPEFHSFSDMKPAWWQKVHCEN from the coding sequence ATGACCAAAATCTATTCTGGTGGTTGCTTATGTGGTTCAATTCGTTTTACCGCGACGAATCCCAACAATTCACATACCTGTTCCTGTGATATTTGCCGCAAGCACACGGGCGCGCCCACCGTGGTATGGATTGAGTTTAATGCCGGAAACGTAGAATGGACGGGCACTGCGGGTCAGCCTGCGATATGGCGCTCTTCAGCAACATCCCGCAGAGCTTTTTGCCCGCAGTGTGGAAGTTCCGTGGGTGCCATCGATGACGCCCCAATTATTGCACTTTTAGCCGGCGGATTTGACGAACCGGATGATGAAGACCTGGCACCAGAGTTTCACTCTTTTTCAGATATGAAGCCGGCCTGGTGGCAAAAAGTACATTGCGAAAACTGA
- the tam gene encoding trans-aconitate 2-methyltransferase has product MADWSPTLYLQFGSERSRPAAELLGRVALENVRTVADLGCGPGNSTALLHHRWPLAKITGVDSSPNMLNEARVALPNCHFVEADIGAFEVEQPLDLLYANASLQWVPDHYELFPHLVSQLKRNGVLAVQMPDNWLEPTHVLMREVAYEQGYPDRGRAPLPGVHAYYDILTEAGCDVDIWRTTYYPIMDSHQSIIDWVSATGLRPWLQDLSESEQRNYLARYHELLQEQYPLQENGKILLAFPRLFIVAKREC; this is encoded by the coding sequence ATGGCTGACTGGAGTCCTACACTTTATCTGCAATTTGGCAGCGAACGTTCAAGGCCCGCAGCTGAATTACTGGGCAGAGTGGCGTTGGAAAATGTCCGTACAGTCGCCGATCTGGGTTGCGGTCCGGGAAACAGTACTGCATTACTGCATCATCGCTGGCCTTTGGCCAAAATAACAGGCGTAGACTCATCACCTAATATGCTCAATGAGGCGCGTGTAGCATTACCAAACTGCCATTTTGTTGAAGCCGATATCGGTGCGTTCGAGGTGGAGCAACCTCTGGATCTGCTTTATGCGAATGCTTCATTGCAGTGGGTACCAGACCACTATGAATTGTTCCCACATCTTGTCTCACAGTTGAAACGTAACGGCGTGCTTGCTGTGCAAATGCCGGATAACTGGCTGGAGCCGACACACGTGTTGATGCGTGAAGTCGCCTATGAACAAGGTTATCCCGATCGGGGCCGTGCACCACTTCCCGGTGTGCATGCCTATTATGACATTTTGACTGAAGCTGGCTGTGACGTTGATATCTGGCGCACGACCTATTATCCCATTATGGATTCGCATCAGTCGATTATCGACTGGGTCAGTGCGACAGGTTTACGTCCCTGGTTGCAGGATCTGAGTGAAAGTGAACAACGTAATTACCTGGCTCGCTACCATGAACTTCTGCAGGAGCAATACCCACTTCAGGAAAACGGTAAAATCCTGTTGGCGTTCCCACGCTTGTTTATCGTTGCCAAACGCGAGTGTTAA
- the glsB gene encoding glutaminase B, with amino-acid sequence MARAMDNLILETIVQQVRPLIGQGKVADYIPALASVDGSKLGIAICTVDGQHYQAGDAQERFSIQSISKVLSLVVAMRHYQEDEIWQRVGKDPSGHPFNSLVQLEMEQGIPRNPFINAGALVVCDMLQGRLSAPRQRMLEVVRTLSGVADIAYDATVARSEFEHSARNAAIAWLMKSFGNFQHDVATVLQNYFHYCALKMSCVELARTFVFLANQGHAFHLNEPVVTPLQARQINALMATSGMYQNAGEFAWRVGLPAKSGVGGGIVAIVPHEMAIAVWSPELDPAGNSLAGIAVLEQLTQQLGRSVY; translated from the coding sequence GTGGCCAGGGCCATGGACAATTTAATCTTAGAAACCATCGTGCAGCAGGTTCGCCCGCTGATTGGTCAGGGGAAAGTTGCTGACTACATCCCTGCATTAGCCTCCGTTGACGGTTCCAAACTGGGCATTGCCATTTGCACCGTTGATGGTCAGCACTATCAGGCGGGCGATGCGCAAGAGCGTTTTTCTATTCAGTCGATCTCGAAAGTACTCAGTCTGGTGGTGGCGATGCGTCATTATCAGGAAGATGAGATCTGGCAGCGAGTGGGCAAAGATCCGTCAGGACATCCGTTTAACTCTCTGGTGCAGCTGGAAATGGAGCAGGGAATACCGCGCAACCCGTTTATTAATGCTGGCGCGCTGGTGGTTTGCGATATGCTGCAGGGCCGTCTGAGCGCGCCACGTCAACGCATGCTTGAAGTCGTTCGGACGCTAAGCGGCGTTGCGGATATCGCCTATGACGCAACGGTTGCCCGCTCTGAGTTTGAGCATTCGGCACGTAATGCGGCCATTGCCTGGCTGATGAAATCCTTTGGCAATTTTCAACATGATGTTGCCACCGTTTTGCAAAATTATTTTCACTACTGTGCGCTGAAGATGAGCTGTGTGGAACTGGCGCGCACCTTTGTGTTTCTGGCGAATCAGGGGCATGCCTTTCATCTTAATGAGCCAGTGGTCACACCTTTGCAGGCTCGGCAGATCAATGCGCTGATGGCGACCAGTGGTATGTATCAGAACGCCGGTGAATTTGCGTGGCGAGTAGGGCTACCAGCGAAATCAGGGGTCGGTGGCGGTATTGTGGCGATTGTGCCGCATGAGATGGCGATTGCGGTCTGGAGCCCGGAACTGGATCCGGCGGGAAATTCGCTGGCGGGGATTGCGGTACTGGAACAGTTAACCCAACAACTGGGGCGCTCAGTATACTGA